From Flavobacterium alkalisoli, the proteins below share one genomic window:
- the rbfA gene encoding 30S ribosome-binding factor RbfA: METNRQKKIGTLLQKDLVDILQGEVRKNGISNLIISISKVNVTSDLSIAKVYISVFPSERGDEILAAVRSNTPLIKHDLSQRVKMQLRKVPNLIFYIDDSLDQIEKIDQELKGENNPIKNPELLDKRKKS, translated from the coding sequence ATGGAAACGAACAGGCAAAAAAAAATAGGCACCCTGCTGCAAAAAGACCTTGTAGACATATTACAGGGAGAGGTGCGCAAAAACGGCATCAGCAATCTTATTATCTCTATATCTAAAGTAAATGTTACTTCAGACCTTTCAATAGCAAAGGTTTACATTAGCGTATTCCCTTCAGAAAGGGGCGATGAAATTCTTGCTGCGGTAAGATCTAATACGCCACTTATTAAGCACGATTTATCACAGCGCGTAAAAATGCAGCTTAGAAAAGTACCTAATCTTATTTTCTATATAGACGATTCGCTTGACCAGATTGAAAAAATTGACCAGGAACTTAAAGGCGAAAACAATCCTATTAAAAACCCTGAACTTTTAGACAAACGCAAGAAATCTTAA
- a CDS encoding peroxiredoxin-like family protein, whose product MKKILTKLKVNDNITPLELTSSKNETVLLPNPEKITHIQFRRFAGCPICNLHIQSVMKAKEEIENKGIAEVIVFHSTLKELQLYADDIPFPTIADAEKKLYHQFGVDKSVKSLLNPPSWPGMFGGVFYSLWETIKKGKRIPPVNATGGSFGLPADFLISPQGKILAVKYGTHADDQWSVSEILQLADRFNNK is encoded by the coding sequence ATGAAAAAAATACTGACCAAACTAAAAGTAAACGATAATATTACCCCGCTGGAACTTACCTCATCAAAAAATGAAACAGTACTGCTCCCAAACCCCGAAAAGATAACCCATATACAGTTTCGCCGTTTTGCAGGCTGCCCCATCTGTAACCTTCACATACAGTCGGTCATGAAGGCAAAAGAAGAAATCGAGAACAAAGGCATTGCCGAAGTTATCGTTTTCCACTCCACCCTTAAAGAGCTGCAACTCTATGCCGATGACATTCCCTTCCCCACCATAGCCGATGCCGAGAAAAAACTTTATCATCAGTTTGGGGTAGACAAATCGGTTAAATCGTTATTAAACCCTCCATCATGGCCGGGTATGTTTGGCGGGGTATTCTACAGCCTTTGGGAAACCATAAAAAAAGGCAAGCGCATCCCTCCGGTAAATGCCACAGGCGGAAGCTTTGGCCTCCCTGCCGATTTCCTTATTTCTCCACAGGGCAAAATACTTGCCGTTAAGTATGGTACTCATGCAGACGACCAATGGTCGGTTAGCGAGATCCTGCAACTGGCAGATCGTTTTAACAACAAATAG
- a CDS encoding winged helix-turn-helix transcriptional regulator, translated as MNQPLYDADVCVMTRFSALVSGKWKPIILYLIENDINRFSLMLAHMPKVSRKVLTDQLKQLEADGLISREELKTKEPKIVVYSLTDKGVSLRKLLGNIIEWSLSFEGETFRELYNDFLNMMPSSAKSLPCMLEEDGVKV; from the coding sequence ATGAACCAGCCGCTTTATGATGCCGATGTATGTGTAATGACACGTTTTTCGGCTTTGGTTTCCGGTAAGTGGAAGCCCATTATACTTTACCTTATAGAAAATGATATTAACCGTTTTAGCCTAATGCTGGCGCACATGCCTAAAGTGAGCCGCAAGGTGCTTACCGATCAGCTTAAGCAACTGGAAGCTGACGGACTTATAAGCAGGGAAGAGCTTAAAACCAAAGAACCGAAAATAGTTGTATACTCACTTACCGATAAGGGTGTTTCACTACGAAAACTATTGGGTAATATTATCGAGTGGAGCCTCTCTTTTGAAGGGGAAACTTTTAGGGAGCTTTACAACGACTTTTTAAACATGATGCCTTCTTCTGCCAAAAGCCTGCCGTGTATGTTGGAAGAAGATGGGGTGAAGGTGTAA
- the mce gene encoding methylmalonyl-CoA epimerase has product MRKIEHIGIAVKDLEASNQLFEKLFGAPAYKMEEVASEGVKTSFFMNGPNKIELLEATNPDSPIAKFLEKKGEGIHHIAFDVEDIVAEIARLKEEGFTVLNETPKKGADNKLVAFLHPKGTNGVLVELCQEIA; this is encoded by the coding sequence ATGAGAAAAATAGAACACATTGGCATAGCAGTTAAGGATTTAGAGGCATCAAACCAGCTTTTTGAAAAACTTTTTGGCGCTCCGGCATATAAAATGGAGGAAGTGGCAAGCGAAGGCGTTAAGACTTCTTTCTTTATGAACGGCCCTAACAAAATTGAACTTCTGGAAGCTACAAACCCAGACAGTCCTATTGCAAAGTTCTTAGAGAAAAAGGGAGAAGGCATACACCACATCGCTTTTGACGTGGAAGATATTGTTGCCGAAATTGCCCGACTAAAGGAAGAGGGTTTTACCGTACTTAACGAAACTCCTAAAAAAGGAGCCGACAATAAGCTTGTTGCTTTTTTACACCCTAAAGGCACAAATGGCGTGCTTGTAGAGCTTTGTCAGGAAATTGCATAA